The region aatatataaaagaacaagTGACCCTTTTAATAGTAAATTCAAGgatattctcttttcttttttttcttttctttttttcctaagcaaatAAAGGAAGAGGCACAATAAGGGGTCTTTTCCATTCTTAATCCAAAATAAAGAGATAATGGGAGACCGATGCTTCCAAACTAAGGCTAGAAGTGGCCCATCGAGCTACATATTCTGCATAATCAAATGCACtacaaataaagcaaaaaaaaaaaaacaaaaaaagaaagaacagaaagcaatttggaattttctatgGGCCTTTGGTATGAAGGCCCAGTACTTCTCATAATAAGGGCCTATTTAGTACCCAGACATTCAAAAGGCCCAACGCTTCcaacccaaaaaagaagaagaaagctcgTGACTATAAAGTGCGAGTTTTCACCCGTTTGCGTTTTCTGCAATCGCTAGGGTTTCCTTCTGCCGCTCGTTCCTCTCGGCCCCGACTCCCTACAGCGAAAATGGTAATTCTTCTGTACCTtattcgtgtgtgtgtgtgtgtgtgtttgattcGTGTTGGATCTGTACCTTATTGGACTTGAGCTTGATATGAGCTGTGGTTTTTGTAGCCGTCGCACAAGACCTTCATGATCAAGAAGAAGCTGGCCAAGAAGATGAGGCAGAACCGACCCATTCCTCACTGGATCCGGATGAGGACCGATAACACCATCAGGTCCCGAAACCCTCACCTTTTTTATTCCAATTCCAGTGCGTTTTTATTAGAGATTTATTGAAACAC is a window of Alnus glutinosa chromosome 4, dhAlnGlut1.1, whole genome shotgun sequence DNA encoding:
- the LOC133866456 gene encoding large ribosomal subunit protein eL39x, whose amino-acid sequence is MPSHKTFMIKKKLAKKMRQNRPIPHWIRMRTDNTIRYNAKRRHWRRTKLGF